In one window of Sinorhizobium chiapasense DNA:
- a CDS encoding sulfatase family protein yields the protein MTPPNILMIMTDQQRRDTLGVYGCDWIPTPNLDRLGKAGAVFERCTVDNPICTPSRASILTGKPVPGHGVERVHDNLPPDEVLFTERLRREASYRTALFGKLHVSSRLKEEHERHPHDGFDIYEWCLEPSVAIGSPFNGYTAWLRETAPDFLAALQRNGRGELHHPEAVHMSKWAADRTIAFIQSMKAERQPFFCLMSLFDPHDPYEDYPSTFRDRIDAGKIPDPVVSRTEQPECVVREQQGSYLGRLGDFSPEEIRKIRSGYAVSIAFLDEQVGRVLSALDDAGLTEDTLVIFLSDHGDQLGDHGLFVKGVALYEPTVGVPLLLRWPGRIAAGTRCTALAQGHDVAATCLAAAGLSTQSCPQSEDLVAMASQNTTRRSSAICAYRNSGVNESGSFWDPSMQATMARDQRFKLTLYSSNGSSERELYDLQTDRQETTNLSGDPAYATTELMLLNDIASFLQHEAATATPRATSSIPNATQRLRNRIK from the coding sequence ATGACGCCGCCGAACATTTTGATGATCATGACGGACCAGCAACGTCGGGATACGCTTGGCGTCTACGGCTGTGACTGGATCCCTACGCCCAATCTCGACCGGTTAGGGAAGGCCGGCGCGGTCTTTGAGCGCTGCACTGTCGACAACCCCATCTGCACCCCTTCGCGCGCCAGCATCCTTACAGGCAAGCCCGTGCCGGGTCACGGGGTTGAGCGGGTGCATGACAATCTGCCCCCGGATGAAGTGCTTTTCACTGAGCGGCTGCGACGGGAAGCGAGTTATCGAACCGCGCTTTTTGGCAAACTCCACGTTAGCAGCCGTCTCAAGGAAGAACACGAGCGGCACCCGCATGACGGTTTTGATATCTATGAATGGTGCCTGGAACCGTCGGTCGCGATAGGAAGCCCGTTCAACGGCTATACCGCCTGGCTTCGCGAAACCGCACCGGACTTCCTCGCTGCGCTCCAACGCAACGGTCGCGGCGAGCTTCACCACCCTGAGGCCGTGCACATGAGCAAGTGGGCGGCCGATCGGACCATCGCGTTCATTCAGTCGATGAAGGCGGAACGGCAGCCGTTCTTTTGTCTGATGAGCCTTTTCGATCCCCATGATCCCTATGAGGATTACCCGTCGACGTTTCGGGATCGAATAGATGCAGGGAAGATTCCTGATCCGGTCGTTTCGCGCACGGAGCAACCCGAATGCGTTGTGCGCGAGCAGCAAGGCTCCTATCTCGGGCGTCTCGGGGACTTCTCGCCGGAAGAAATCCGCAAGATCCGGAGCGGCTATGCCGTCTCGATTGCATTCCTCGACGAACAGGTCGGCCGCGTCCTAAGCGCACTGGACGATGCGGGTTTGACGGAAGACACACTCGTCATCTTCCTGTCCGACCACGGCGACCAGCTTGGCGACCATGGGCTCTTCGTCAAGGGAGTGGCGCTCTACGAGCCTACCGTCGGCGTGCCGTTGTTACTGCGCTGGCCCGGCCGCATCGCCGCCGGAACCCGGTGCACCGCGCTTGCCCAGGGCCACGACGTTGCTGCCACATGCCTCGCCGCAGCGGGCCTCAGCACGCAATCATGCCCGCAGAGCGAGGATCTCGTAGCCATGGCATCGCAGAACACAACGAGGCGCAGCAGCGCAATCTGTGCCTACCGCAACTCCGGCGTAAACGAGAGCGGCAGCTTTTGGGATCCATCGATGCAGGCGACCATGGCACGGGACCAACGGTTCAAGCTCACACTTTACAGCAGCAACGGCTCGAGCGAACGAGAGCTATACGATCTTCAGACCGACCGACAGGAAACCACGAATCTCTCAGGTGACCCCGCCTACGCCACGACCGAACTCATGCTGCTCAACGATATCGCCTCGTTTCTCCAGCATGAGGCAGCGACAGCAACTCCCCGTGCAACCTCGTCCATTCCCAATGCGACTCAGCGGCTACGGAACAGAATTAAGTAG
- a CDS encoding dihydrodipicolinate synthase family protein: MPINDDDSIDFARLADEIEHLIAAGVDGIYSNGTAGEFHNQTEEEFDAIQQLLADRCRPAAMPFIIGACQADPRISLERVRRAARLEPEAIQVILPDWWPVTAEEATDFLGMAAEAAGSIPLVLYHPPHAKRVFAPVELAAILAPVPQVVGVKLADGDLSWYKQARQHLGAWGIYVPGHHLATGVKLDVAVGAFSNVACLSPFGAQRWTASMGRDIERALEVEQRLCAFLEDHITPLAKVHGYSNAALDKLLAAIGGWADVGTRLRRPYRWLDPQIVPGLRETARTALPEIML, translated from the coding sequence TTGCCGATCAATGACGACGATTCGATCGATTTCGCGCGCCTCGCCGACGAAATCGAGCACCTGATCGCAGCCGGCGTGGACGGCATCTACTCCAACGGCACTGCGGGCGAATTCCACAATCAGACAGAGGAGGAGTTCGACGCCATTCAGCAACTACTGGCAGACCGCTGTAGGCCCGCGGCGATGCCTTTCATCATCGGGGCCTGCCAGGCTGATCCCCGGATATCCCTGGAACGTGTGCGCCGGGCGGCAAGGCTCGAGCCCGAGGCAATCCAGGTCATCCTGCCCGACTGGTGGCCCGTGACGGCAGAGGAGGCAACGGATTTCCTTGGGATGGCAGCGGAGGCGGCCGGCTCGATACCGCTGGTCCTCTACCATCCGCCGCATGCCAAGCGCGTCTTTGCTCCGGTTGAGTTGGCCGCGATCCTTGCACCTGTACCGCAGGTCGTCGGCGTCAAGCTCGCAGACGGAGATCTGAGCTGGTACAAGCAAGCCCGTCAGCACCTCGGCGCGTGGGGAATCTATGTTCCGGGACACCACCTTGCGACGGGCGTCAAACTAGACGTCGCGGTTGGGGCATTTTCGAATGTCGCCTGCCTGAGCCCATTCGGGGCGCAGCGATGGACCGCATCGATGGGCAGGGACATCGAGCGGGCGCTCGAGGTGGAGCAACGGCTATGCGCTTTTCTCGAAGACCACATCACACCCCTGGCCAAAGTGCACGGCTATTCGAATGCCGCACTGGACAAGTTGCTGGCGGCGATCGGGGGATGGGCGGACGTCGGCACCCGGTTGCGTCGGCCGTATCGCTGGCTCGATCCCCAGATCGTGCCGGGGTTGCGAGAAACAGCCAGAACCGCCCTCCCCGAAATCATGCTGTGA
- a CDS encoding FadR/GntR family transcriptional regulator, with product MPQPCWKPDDREQFLAKPIKPLARPPLLHVSVQESLRSYIEDNKLAAGAALPPETFLAQQLGVGRNSVREAIKALESVGVLETRRGIGVFVKEFSFAPLLDNLAYGLQASLRDVEELQEIRRVLETGLIDRTIEMIGEDDIAELRKLTDRMRQRAERGESFAEEDQQFHQLLFRCQNNKMLSALINIFWSAFYKASDLTNLTNPTPLDTWRDHHEIVEAVAARDVEAARRRLGDHYSGIRRVIASNRPGEVEPVQQ from the coding sequence ATACCTCAACCATGTTGGAAGCCAGATGACAGGGAGCAATTCTTGGCCAAGCCAATAAAGCCGCTAGCGCGTCCGCCGCTTCTGCACGTCAGCGTGCAGGAGAGCCTGCGCAGCTATATCGAGGACAATAAGCTTGCGGCTGGCGCAGCTCTGCCACCGGAGACTTTCCTGGCGCAGCAATTGGGGGTCGGGCGCAACTCCGTGCGCGAGGCGATCAAGGCGCTGGAATCGGTCGGCGTCCTCGAGACGCGACGCGGCATCGGGGTTTTCGTCAAGGAATTCTCGTTTGCGCCGTTGCTGGACAACCTTGCCTACGGTCTGCAGGCGTCGCTGCGCGACGTCGAGGAGTTGCAGGAGATCCGTCGCGTCCTGGAAACCGGCCTGATCGACAGAACCATCGAGATGATCGGCGAGGATGATATTGCCGAGCTCCGCAAGCTTACCGATCGCATGCGTCAACGCGCTGAACGTGGCGAGAGCTTTGCTGAGGAAGATCAGCAATTTCACCAGCTTCTGTTCCGTTGCCAGAACAACAAGATGCTGAGCGCGCTGATCAACATCTTCTGGTCCGCTTTCTACAAGGCTTCGGATCTCACAAATCTGACCAACCCGACCCCTCTGGATACCTGGCGCGATCACCACGAAATTGTCGAAGCTGTCGCGGCCAGAGATGTCGAGGCTGCCCGCAGGCGTCTCGGAGATCACTACTCTGGAATCAGGAGGGTTATCGCGTCGAACCGGCCCGGGGAGGTCGAGCCGGTCCAACAATAA
- a CDS encoding ABC transporter substrate-binding protein has translation MHRRNFGRLLAAAAFAFASATAMVSTPVLAQEEKTIVGGFDVGPGGFPGNFNPLTATAGFTWLNTYFEPLVIYTSDLSKLDGALASEFTVSEDSLSYTFKLVDTKWHDGEPFTSVDVKFTLELAKNADSGSIFAARLADIASIETPDEHTAVVKLNKPNSAFLSVLSQVMMLPQHALSTIDIKEVAKSQWWSTKPVGTGPFKFAKYVSDQYVEMAAYDGYRGGKPKVNRLINRYFANAAAAVSALSAGEIQFTFAEPDDAKTFKGNDNFRIIEGDSYVVNYIGFNHKAGIWSDLRVRQAVIHAIDRNAIISSLFGGAAKLANCGYVAPRLVPNGLHDYAYDPQKAKELLEEAGWDDINGDKAIPWLTYYNTPQVANVMAAIQAMLAQVGINVVPRALDVPSYSGIVRSEKFEEFPLVYAGLQNGPNPASLNIGLNAAQIPPAGNNIMRVEMPQLTEALNTAMAETDPSKADPKWQQVCKEMNAELPWSPMWVASRYGVASSKLKDFFWTPAPAGGPFVSHPEKWDIAP, from the coding sequence ATGCATCGACGGAATTTCGGCCGCCTTCTGGCGGCGGCAGCCTTTGCTTTTGCCAGCGCCACCGCGATGGTGTCCACGCCGGTTCTGGCGCAGGAGGAAAAGACAATTGTCGGCGGCTTCGACGTGGGGCCGGGCGGATTCCCGGGCAACTTCAACCCGCTTACCGCCACCGCCGGCTTTACCTGGCTCAATACCTATTTCGAGCCGCTGGTCATCTATACATCCGATCTATCAAAGCTCGACGGCGCGCTCGCGTCCGAGTTCACCGTGAGCGAAGACAGCCTGTCCTACACCTTCAAGCTGGTCGACACGAAATGGCACGACGGCGAACCCTTCACCTCGGTGGACGTCAAGTTCACATTGGAACTCGCCAAGAACGCCGATAGCGGCAGTATTTTTGCCGCCCGTCTCGCAGACATCGCGTCGATCGAGACTCCTGACGAGCATACGGCGGTCGTCAAGCTTAATAAGCCCAACTCGGCTTTCCTGTCCGTTCTGTCGCAGGTGATGATGCTGCCGCAGCACGCCTTGTCGACGATCGACATCAAGGAAGTCGCCAAGAGCCAATGGTGGTCGACAAAGCCTGTCGGCACCGGACCGTTCAAGTTCGCGAAGTATGTAAGCGACCAGTATGTCGAAATGGCTGCCTATGACGGCTATCGCGGCGGCAAGCCGAAGGTCAATCGCCTGATCAATCGGTATTTTGCCAATGCAGCTGCGGCCGTCTCGGCACTCTCGGCGGGAGAGATCCAGTTCACCTTCGCCGAGCCTGATGACGCCAAGACCTTCAAGGGCAATGACAACTTCCGGATCATCGAAGGCGACTCCTATGTGGTGAACTACATCGGCTTCAATCACAAGGCTGGAATCTGGAGCGACCTTCGCGTGCGTCAGGCGGTCATACACGCCATCGATCGAAACGCCATCATCTCGAGCTTGTTTGGCGGAGCGGCAAAGCTCGCCAACTGCGGCTACGTCGCGCCGCGGCTCGTTCCGAACGGTCTTCACGACTATGCCTACGATCCGCAGAAGGCGAAGGAACTGCTGGAGGAGGCGGGTTGGGACGACATCAACGGCGACAAGGCGATCCCGTGGCTGACCTACTATAACACGCCGCAGGTCGCCAACGTCATGGCGGCAATCCAGGCCATGCTCGCGCAGGTTGGCATCAACGTGGTTCCGCGCGCCCTCGACGTCCCCAGCTACAGCGGCATCGTCCGCAGTGAAAAGTTTGAGGAGTTCCCGCTGGTCTATGCCGGCCTGCAGAACGGCCCCAACCCGGCTTCGCTCAACATCGGGCTGAACGCCGCGCAGATACCGCCGGCCGGCAACAACATCATGCGTGTCGAGATGCCTCAGCTCACCGAGGCATTAAACACGGCGATGGCGGAGACCGACCCGTCCAAGGCGGACCCGAAGTGGCAGCAAGTCTGCAAGGAAATGAACGCTGAGCTTCCCTGGAGCCCGATGTGGGTCGCGAGCCGCTACGGGGTCGCGTCCAGCAAGCTCAAGGACTTCTTCTGGACGCCTGCTCCGGCCGGTGGTCCATTCGTCTCCCACCCGGAGAAGTGGGATATCGCTCCTTAA
- a CDS encoding ABC transporter permease translates to MLQYILRRTVVGLLMLLALTVLIFTLLRLTPGDPIDAYINPSVPMSAADLVALRTRLGLDQPLPVQYFAWLGAAVTGDFGYSIQRGGEPVLPLVLGRIGPTILLMFSGLAISVVVGIAAGILAAVRRNQFADLSLSTAAFVGISSPAFLTALLGLYVFAVVLRWVPAGGMLTPGAPFSVGDLLAHLILPAALLSIGHGALIMRYMRSSLLEVLSQEYVRTARAKGVREFWVIVKHAVRNALLPVITVIGSTIGIAIGGAIFIESVFDWPGMGLLMINAVVRRDYPVIMCATLLTGACVILVNLLTDIAYAAVDPRIKVA, encoded by the coding sequence ATGCTGCAATATATCCTCCGCCGCACGGTCGTCGGCCTGCTCATGCTATTGGCCCTGACCGTCCTCATCTTCACGCTGCTGCGGCTCACGCCCGGCGACCCTATCGATGCCTACATCAACCCGTCGGTCCCGATGTCAGCCGCCGACCTTGTGGCGCTGCGGACGCGCCTCGGCCTCGATCAGCCACTGCCGGTGCAGTATTTCGCCTGGCTTGGTGCGGCCGTGACTGGAGATTTCGGCTATTCCATCCAGCGCGGCGGCGAACCGGTGCTGCCGCTCGTCCTCGGCCGCATCGGACCGACGATCCTCTTGATGTTCAGCGGGCTTGCCATCTCCGTGGTCGTGGGGATAGCAGCCGGCATCCTTGCCGCGGTCCGGCGCAACCAGTTCGCCGATCTCTCGCTGTCGACGGCGGCCTTCGTCGGCATCTCGAGCCCCGCCTTCCTGACGGCCCTGTTGGGACTATATGTGTTTGCGGTCGTCTTGCGGTGGGTGCCGGCCGGCGGCATGCTGACACCGGGCGCTCCCTTCTCCGTCGGCGACCTGCTGGCGCATCTCATCCTGCCGGCCGCCCTGCTGTCGATCGGCCATGGTGCGCTGATCATGCGCTACATGCGCTCCTCACTGCTCGAGGTGCTGTCGCAGGAATACGTGCGGACGGCGCGCGCCAAGGGCGTTCGCGAGTTCTGGGTCATCGTCAAACATGCCGTGCGCAATGCCCTGCTGCCGGTGATCACGGTGATCGGATCCACGATCGGTATCGCCATCGGCGGCGCCATCTTCATAGAGAGCGTGTTTGACTGGCCGGGAATGGGCCTGTTGATGATCAACGCCGTGGTCCGGCGCGACTATCCGGTCATCATGTGTGCGACGCTGCTCACCGGCGCCTGCGTCATACTCGTCAACCTCTTGACCGACATCGCCTATGCCGCTGTCGATCCGCGCATCAAGGTGGCGTAA
- a CDS encoding ABC transporter permease — MPLSIRASRWRKMTSLTKTRSAGPIRRAMSRFLDNGAAVTGAGILIPILLFTLTYDLWWPYKPNDIDLLAMNQGPSSAHWLGSDGVGRDIMARLMQGGRISLLVATASMVISSFIGFFIGAVAGLGGRLVDSATMRFVDLAMTLPPIIFLLVLASIVGSGIVPTILVISLLSWPVLSRMVRARLLELRERDFVVASRGMGAGLWHLLIRHALPNTIDILVVYATLQVANGILLEAGLSFLGLGVTPPEASWGNMLNAARATHVLENYPFQWMFPGAALVVTVLAINFVGDGLRDAFDPRSELK, encoded by the coding sequence ATGCCGCTGTCGATCCGCGCATCAAGGTGGCGTAAGATGACCAGCCTCACGAAGACGCGTTCGGCCGGCCCCATCCGTCGCGCGATGTCGCGCTTTCTCGACAACGGTGCGGCCGTGACCGGCGCGGGCATCCTGATTCCGATCCTGCTGTTCACCCTTACCTATGATCTGTGGTGGCCTTACAAACCCAACGACATCGATCTCCTGGCGATGAACCAGGGGCCGTCGTCAGCCCACTGGCTTGGAAGCGACGGCGTGGGGCGGGACATCATGGCGCGGCTCATGCAGGGGGGGCGGATCTCGCTGCTCGTGGCCACAGCGTCAATGGTGATTTCCTCATTCATCGGGTTCTTCATCGGCGCCGTCGCCGGCTTGGGAGGGCGCCTGGTCGACAGTGCTACGATGCGGTTCGTGGACCTTGCCATGACCTTGCCGCCGATCATTTTCCTCCTAGTGCTTGCCTCGATCGTCGGTAGCGGCATCGTGCCGACGATCCTCGTGATTTCGCTGCTGTCATGGCCGGTGCTCTCGCGCATGGTCCGGGCCCGGCTGCTGGAGCTGCGCGAGCGGGATTTCGTCGTGGCATCGCGTGGTATGGGCGCCGGCCTGTGGCACCTGCTCATTCGCCATGCCCTGCCCAATACGATCGATATTCTCGTGGTCTATGCCACGCTGCAGGTGGCGAACGGTATCCTGCTCGAGGCAGGCCTCTCATTCCTCGGCCTCGGCGTCACGCCGCCGGAAGCGAGCTGGGGCAACATGCTGAACGCCGCTCGCGCCACGCATGTGCTCGAAAATTATCCCTTCCAATGGATGTTCCCCGGCGCGGCGCTCGTCGTGACCGTTCTTGCCATCAACTTCGTGGGCGATGGGCTTCGTGATGCCTTCGACCCGCGCTCCGAACTCAAGTGA
- a CDS encoding ABC transporter ATP-binding protein codes for MSVEPILEISGLTTVFHIGDREIVAVRDLNLTVATGETVALVGESGSGKSVTSLSIMGLLPRGVGRIAAGTLRLRRKTGEVVDLQTIGGEALRRVRGNDTGMVFQEPLTSLNPVYTVGEQIAEPIRIHLGKSRREALADAIQRLEDVGIPDPRRRAGQYPHELSGGMRQRATIAMALACNPTLLIADEPTTALDVTIQAQILDLLGHLQRERGMGMLFVTHNLGVVAEIADRVAVMYAGSVVETGSVARVFAHPRHPYTKGLMRSVPRLGTATRLKEAGTPLPTIAGSVPSLMNLPEGCPFAPRCPYRIEACSEAYPPLVETGDGQFSRCIRWQEI; via the coding sequence ATGAGTGTAGAGCCGATCCTCGAAATTTCCGGACTGACCACGGTTTTTCACATCGGCGATCGCGAGATCGTCGCCGTGCGCGACCTCAATCTCACCGTGGCGACGGGAGAAACCGTGGCACTGGTCGGCGAGTCGGGCTCTGGAAAGTCGGTGACGAGCCTGTCGATCATGGGCCTCCTGCCGCGCGGCGTCGGCCGTATCGCCGCCGGAACGCTTCGCCTCAGACGCAAGACGGGTGAGGTCGTCGACCTTCAAACGATCGGCGGCGAGGCGCTGCGCCGGGTGCGCGGCAACGACACCGGTATGGTCTTTCAGGAACCACTGACCAGCCTCAATCCGGTCTATACTGTCGGTGAGCAGATTGCCGAGCCGATCCGCATCCATCTCGGCAAGTCCCGCCGGGAGGCTTTGGCGGATGCCATCCAGCGGCTGGAGGATGTCGGCATTCCCGATCCGCGCCGGCGTGCCGGACAATATCCGCACGAATTGTCGGGCGGCATGCGGCAGCGGGCGACGATCGCCATGGCTCTGGCATGCAACCCGACGCTGCTGATCGCCGACGAGCCTACAACAGCCCTCGATGTCACCATTCAGGCGCAAATCCTCGACCTGCTCGGCCACCTGCAACGGGAACGCGGCATGGGCATGCTGTTCGTCACCCACAACCTCGGAGTCGTCGCGGAGATCGCCGATCGCGTCGCAGTCATGTACGCCGGCTCGGTCGTCGAGACCGGTAGCGTGGCGCGGGTCTTCGCCCATCCGCGCCACCCCTACACCAAGGGGCTGATGCGCTCGGTGCCGCGGCTTGGAACAGCTACACGCCTCAAGGAAGCGGGCACGCCGCTGCCGACGATTGCCGGATCGGTTCCAAGTCTCATGAACCTGCCTGAAGGCTGTCCGTTTGCGCCGCGTTGTCCCTATCGGATAGAGGCCTGCTCTGAGGCTTACCCGCCGCTCGTCGAAACCGGCGACGGCCAGTTCAGTCGCTGCATTCGCTGGCAGGAGATCTAA
- a CDS encoding ABC transporter ATP-binding protein: MSDELLLEVSGLTKDFAPVAFGRGPVVRAVQDVSFNIRRGEVVGLVGESGSGKTTIGRMVAQLVPPTSGGIRFDGVETTSLSRRELRRLHARVQYIFQDPFASLSPRMTIGEILTEGLDIQRIGSKSERIAKGAKALASVDLPPDAISRYPHEFSGGQRQRIGIARALTLVPELIVADEPVSALDVSIQAQIVNLLRDLQIRLGLTMLFIAHDLAVVEYIADTVIVLYLGRIMEMAPSRELYARPQHPYTRALLSAVPSPDPSKRSSRQILKGDIPSPANPPSGCVFRTRCPVAIEACASIVPPLRETAKGHFKACIRDDLD, translated from the coding sequence ATGTCAGATGAATTGCTCCTTGAGGTCAGCGGGCTGACCAAAGATTTCGCCCCGGTGGCGTTCGGGCGCGGGCCTGTCGTCCGTGCCGTTCAGGACGTCTCGTTCAACATCAGACGCGGCGAAGTCGTCGGCCTCGTCGGGGAATCCGGTAGCGGCAAGACGACCATCGGCCGCATGGTCGCGCAGTTGGTTCCGCCGACCTCCGGTGGCATTCGTTTCGACGGTGTCGAAACGACGAGCCTTAGCCGCCGCGAACTTCGACGTCTGCATGCGCGCGTCCAGTATATTTTCCAGGATCCCTTTGCGAGCCTGTCGCCGCGTATGACCATCGGTGAAATTCTCACCGAAGGGCTGGATATTCAACGTATCGGCAGCAAATCCGAGCGGATCGCCAAGGGCGCCAAGGCCCTTGCGTCGGTGGACCTGCCGCCCGATGCGATTTCTCGCTACCCGCATGAATTTTCCGGCGGTCAGCGCCAGCGTATCGGCATCGCACGGGCGCTGACGCTTGTACCCGAGCTGATCGTCGCCGACGAACCGGTATCGGCACTCGACGTCTCGATCCAGGCGCAGATCGTCAACCTGCTGCGCGACCTGCAGATTCGCCTGGGCCTTACCATGCTGTTCATTGCGCATGATCTTGCGGTGGTCGAATACATCGCCGATACCGTGATCGTGCTCTATCTCGGGCGGATCATGGAAATGGCGCCCAGCCGGGAGCTCTATGCCCGCCCGCAGCATCCTTATACGCGCGCCTTGCTCTCGGCGGTCCCGTCGCCCGATCCTTCGAAGCGGTCCAGCCGGCAGATTCTCAAGGGCGATATACCGAGCCCCGCCAATCCTCCCAGCGGCTGCGTCTTCCGCACCCGCTGCCCGGTCGCGATCGAGGCCTGTGCCAGCATCGTGCCGCCCCTGCGAGAAACGGCGAAAGGACACTTCAAGGCTTGTATCCGTGACGACCTCGACTGA
- a CDS encoding sulfatase-like hydrolase/transferase, whose product MKNLLFIGVDQLRWDCLGPRKTVPVKTPNLDRLIQNGVSFDRAYCTSPLCTPSRASMLTGDYAFTHGMGTNCDMYHALARELARPERLLHNDLRRAGYRCGFVGKWHVGVEKGPGDYGFEGEAPAGYGNIVKTKVFKDYLASNGLSYRIDPELYFNPDQQTMAAGRWCGPQASTPCHFLTDQIIGMLQGLAGGSEPFFATVQYWDPHGPHVISDDFYGVTDRTKITPWSNFSDDLSGKPRRVLRERDDFYRNHPRTEEELVAYIGYYCDHVAMLDYEIGRLLDYLDHSGLAEETLVVFTSDHGDMTGAHGGLIDKGLPYDEAMRVPLIFSHPSLQGGNRDGLALNMDIMPTALSLLGVSYAPRQAEDLSAQVLGISEQGRDYLLAEYHGLRFLYSQRILVSRDNFKYVFSPGDMDELYDLDSDPGEMRNLAAVADYADVLARMRSALIDETARYQDPLRDCVAKFNGQWRTHSGQFDVTSAYLSDAASGPP is encoded by the coding sequence ATGAAGAACCTGCTCTTCATCGGCGTCGATCAGCTTCGATGGGACTGCCTCGGGCCGCGCAAGACTGTGCCGGTCAAGACCCCGAACCTCGATCGGCTGATCCAGAACGGCGTGAGCTTCGATCGCGCCTATTGCACCTCGCCGCTCTGCACTCCTTCGCGCGCCTCGATGTTAACCGGCGATTATGCCTTCACCCACGGCATGGGCACAAATTGCGACATGTATCACGCGCTCGCCCGGGAGTTGGCGCGGCCGGAGCGGTTGCTGCACAATGATCTTCGTCGCGCCGGCTATCGCTGCGGCTTTGTCGGCAAATGGCACGTCGGCGTGGAGAAAGGCCCGGGTGACTATGGTTTCGAGGGCGAAGCACCGGCCGGCTACGGCAACATCGTCAAGACCAAGGTTTTCAAGGATTATCTCGCGTCGAACGGTTTGAGCTACCGCATCGATCCGGAGCTCTACTTCAATCCCGACCAGCAGACCATGGCGGCCGGCCGATGGTGCGGCCCTCAGGCGTCGACGCCCTGCCATTTCCTGACCGACCAGATCATCGGCATGCTGCAGGGTCTGGCAGGTGGAAGCGAACCCTTCTTCGCCACGGTGCAATATTGGGATCCGCATGGGCCACACGTGATCTCAGACGATTTCTACGGCGTCACCGACCGTACGAAGATTACGCCCTGGAGCAATTTCTCGGACGATCTTTCAGGCAAGCCGCGACGCGTGCTGCGCGAGCGTGATGATTTCTACCGCAACCATCCGAGGACCGAGGAGGAGCTCGTCGCGTATATCGGTTACTACTGCGATCACGTGGCCATGCTCGACTATGAGATTGGCCGGCTGCTCGACTATCTCGATCACAGCGGCCTGGCAGAAGAGACGCTTGTGGTCTTCACGTCTGACCATGGCGACATGACCGGGGCGCACGGCGGTCTCATCGACAAGGGCCTGCCCTATGACGAGGCCATGAGGGTGCCACTGATCTTCAGCCATCCATCGTTGCAGGGCGGAAATCGGGACGGCCTAGCGCTCAATATGGACATCATGCCGACGGCCCTGTCGTTGCTCGGCGTCAGTTACGCGCCCAGGCAAGCGGAGGATCTCTCGGCGCAAGTCCTTGGGATAAGCGAGCAGGGTAGGGACTATTTGCTCGCCGAATATCACGGCCTGCGGTTCCTTTATTCCCAGCGCATACTCGTGTCGCGCGACAACTTCAAATACGTATTCTCGCCCGGTGACATGGACGAACTCTACGATCTCGACAGCGATCCAGGCGAGATGCGGAACCTCGCCGCCGTGGCCGACTATGCGGATGTACTCGCGCGCATGCGATCCGCACTGATCGACGAAACTGCCAGGTACCAGGACCCGCTCCGCGATTGCGTCGCGAAATTCAACGGTCAGTGGCGGACGCATTCGGGCCAGTTCGATGTCACCAGCGCCTATCTGAGCGATGCAGCTTCCGGTCCACCCTGA
- a CDS encoding ABC transporter permease, producing the protein MKLIEQHFRVTAALIVREMSTRYGSKPGGYLWAIFDPVAHVAMMTVIFQAIARMPALGLSFPLFFASGYLPFTFYQRMSSFMAGTMKANKTLLSYPVVSPFDAIISRFILQFMTDALVAAMILLMIIEFGGVAMPMYIAGMVQAAGVAAVLGLGIGTINIVMFARFPLYEQIFGIINRPLFMVSGVFFLPETLPNPFRDFILYNPLVHIIMWFRSGIYSEYRADGLDKGYVIEFALVCFALGLMLLTVSTREIREDRL; encoded by the coding sequence GTGAAGCTCATCGAGCAACATTTTAGAGTGACTGCGGCGCTGATCGTGCGCGAAATGTCGACGCGCTACGGTTCGAAGCCGGGCGGGTATCTCTGGGCGATCTTCGACCCGGTGGCGCATGTCGCGATGATGACGGTGATCTTTCAGGCGATTGCCCGGATGCCGGCGCTGGGCTTGAGCTTTCCGCTGTTTTTTGCGAGCGGTTATCTGCCGTTCACTTTCTACCAGCGCATGTCCTCCTTTATGGCTGGCACGATGAAGGCGAACAAAACGCTGCTCTCCTATCCAGTCGTCTCACCCTTCGATGCGATCATCTCTCGTTTCATCCTGCAGTTCATGACCGATGCGTTGGTGGCAGCCATGATCCTCTTGATGATCATCGAATTCGGGGGTGTCGCCATGCCAATGTACATCGCCGGCATGGTTCAGGCTGCAGGCGTGGCTGCGGTGCTCGGTCTCGGCATCGGCACGATCAATATCGTCATGTTTGCCCGTTTTCCCCTTTACGAGCAGATCTTCGGGATCATCAACCGACCGCTCTTCATGGTCTCTGGTGTCTTTTTCCTGCCCGAAACCCTGCCAAACCCATTCCGTGATTTCATCCTCTACAATCCGCTCGTGCACATCATCATGTGGTTCCGGAGTGGCATATATTCGGAATATCGCGCCGACGGGCTCGACAAGGGCTATGTCATTGAATTTGCGCTCGTGTGTTTTGCCCTAGGCCTGATGCTGCTGACTGTGTCAACGCGCGAGATTCGGGAAGACCGGCTTTGA